Proteins encoded within one genomic window of Balaenoptera ricei isolate mBalRic1 chromosome 10, mBalRic1.hap2, whole genome shotgun sequence:
- the AMHR2 gene encoding anti-Muellerian hormone type-2 receptor isoform X1, which translates to MLGVLGLWALLPTAVQAPPGRRTCVFFEAPGVRGSTKNLGKLLDAGPGPPRVIRCLYSRCCFGIWNLTQDQAQVEMQGCRDSDEPGCESPHCDPSPRAHPSRSFTLFTCSCGTDFCNANYSHLPRLGSPGTPGSQGLKAIPGESIWMALVLLGLLLLLLLLSNIILALLQRKGCRAHGGPEPGPGLEPEPHSGRDWSAELPELPELCFSQVIREGGHAVVWAGQLQGKLVAIKAFPLRAVAQFQAERALYGLPGLRHDHIVRLITASRGSPGPLPCGPLLVLELHPKGSLCHYLAQHTSDWGSSLRMALSLAQGLAFLHEERWQDGQYKPGIAHRDLSSQNVLIRDDGSCAIGDLGLALVLPGLAQPPTWAPTQPRGPAAIMEAGTQRYMAPELLDKTLDLQDWGTALRRADVYSLALLLWEIMSRCPDLRPDSRPPPFQLAYEAELGSTPTTCELWTLAVEERRRPHIPSTWGCFATDPGGLRELLEDCWDADPEARLTAECVQQRLASLARPQEAHPFPQGCPHGCPPLCPEDRLSTPPPCHSPS; encoded by the exons ATGCTGGGGGTTCTGGGGCTTTGGGCGCTGCTTCCCACAGCTGTGCAAG CACCCCCAGGCAGGCGGACCTGTGTGTTCTTTGAGGCCCCTGGAGTGCGGGGAAGCACCAAGAATCTGGGGAAGCTGCTAGATGCAGGACCAGGGCCCCCCAGGGTTATCCGCTGCCTCTACAGCCGCTGCTGCTTTGGGATCTGGAACCTGACCCAAGACCAGGCACAGGTGGAGATGCAAG GATGCCGAGACAGTGATGAGCCAGGCTGTGAGTCCCCCCACTGTGACCCGAGCCCCCGAGCCCATCCTAGTCGCAGCTTTACTCTCTTCACCTGCTCCTGTGGCACTGACTTCTGCAATGCCAATTACAGCCATCTGCCTCGTCTGGGGAGCCCTGGGACACCTGGTTCCCAGGGCCTCAAGGCCATCCCAG GCGAGTCCATCTGGATGGCACTGGTGCTGCTGGGACTGCTcctcctcctgctgctgctgagcAACATCATCTTGG CCCTGCTACAGCGGAAAGGCTGCCGGGCGCATGGTGGGCCAGAGCCAGGGCCGGGGCTGGAGCCGGAACCACACTCAGGCAGGGACTGGAGTGCCGAGCTGCCCGAGCTGCCCGAGCTGTGCTTCTCCCAG GTAATCCGGGAAGGAGGTCACGCAGTGGTGTGGGCCGGGCAGCTGCAAGGCAAGCTGGTGGCCATCAAGGCCTTCCCCCTGAGGGCTGTGGCCCAGTTCCAAGCTGAGAGAGCATTGTACGGGCTGCCGGGCCTACGGCATGACCACATTGTGCGCTTGATCACCGCCAGCAGGGGCAGCCCTGGTCCCCTGCCCTGTGGGCCCCTGCTGGTACTGGAACTACACCCCAAG GGCTCCCTGTGCCACTACTTGGCCCAGCACACCAGTGACTGGGGAAGTTCCCTGCGGATGGCACTGTccctggcacagggcctggcgtTTCTCCATGAGGAACGTTGGCAGGATG GCCAATATAAACCAGGTATCGCCCACCGGGATCTGAGCAGCCAGAATGTGCTCATTCGGGACGATGGGTCATGCGCCATTGGAGACCTGGGCCTCGCCCTGGTGCTCCCTGGCCTCGCCCAGCCCCCAACCTGGGCTCCTACTCAACCCCGAGGCCCAGCTGCCATCATGGAG GCGGGCACCCAGAGGTACATGGCACCGGAGCTCTTGGACAAGACTCTGGACCTACAGGACTGGGGCACGGCCCTCCGGCGAGCTGATGTTTACTCTCTGGCTCTGCTCCTGTGGGAGATCATGAGCCGCTGCCCAGATTTGCGTCCCG ACAGCAGACCACCACCCTTCCAACTGGCCTATGAGGCAGAACTGGGTAGCACCCCTACCACCTGTGAGCTGTGGACCTTGGCGGTGGAGGAGAGAAGGCGCCCTCACATCCCATCCACCTGGGGCTGCTTTGCCACA GACCCTGGTGGCCTGAGAGAGCTCCTGGAGGACTGCTGGGATGCAGACCCAGAAGCACGGCTGACAGCTGAGTGTGTACAGCAACGCCTGGCTTCCCTGGCCCGTCCTCAGGAGGCCCACCCCTTCCCACAGGGCTGTCCACATGGCTGCCCACCTCTCTGCCCAGAAGACCGTCTCTCCACTCCTCCGCCCTGCCATTCTCCCTCGTAG
- the AMHR2 gene encoding anti-Muellerian hormone type-2 receptor isoform X2, which yields MLGVLGLWALLPTAVQAPPGRRTCVFFEAPGVRGSTKNLGKLLDAGPGPPRVIRCLYSRCCFGIWNLTQDQAQVEMQGCRDSDEPGCESPHCDPSPRAHPSRSFTLFTCSCGTDFCNANYSHLPRLGSPGTPGSQGLKAIPGESIWMALVLLGLLLLLLLLSNIILALLQRKGCRAHGGPEPGPGLEPEPHSGRDWSAELPELPELCFSQVIREGGHAVVWAGQLQGKLVAIKAFPLRAVAQFQAERALYGLPGLRHDHIVRLITASRGSPGPLPCGPLLVLELHPKGSLCHYLAQHTSDWGSSLRMALSLAQGLAFLHEERWQDGQYKPGIAHRDLSSQNVLIRDDGSCAIGDLGLALVLPGLAQPPTWAPTQPRGPAAIMEDPGGLRELLEDCWDADPEARLTAECVQQRLASLARPQEAHPFPQGCPHGCPPLCPEDRLSTPPPCHSPS from the exons ATGCTGGGGGTTCTGGGGCTTTGGGCGCTGCTTCCCACAGCTGTGCAAG CACCCCCAGGCAGGCGGACCTGTGTGTTCTTTGAGGCCCCTGGAGTGCGGGGAAGCACCAAGAATCTGGGGAAGCTGCTAGATGCAGGACCAGGGCCCCCCAGGGTTATCCGCTGCCTCTACAGCCGCTGCTGCTTTGGGATCTGGAACCTGACCCAAGACCAGGCACAGGTGGAGATGCAAG GATGCCGAGACAGTGATGAGCCAGGCTGTGAGTCCCCCCACTGTGACCCGAGCCCCCGAGCCCATCCTAGTCGCAGCTTTACTCTCTTCACCTGCTCCTGTGGCACTGACTTCTGCAATGCCAATTACAGCCATCTGCCTCGTCTGGGGAGCCCTGGGACACCTGGTTCCCAGGGCCTCAAGGCCATCCCAG GCGAGTCCATCTGGATGGCACTGGTGCTGCTGGGACTGCTcctcctcctgctgctgctgagcAACATCATCTTGG CCCTGCTACAGCGGAAAGGCTGCCGGGCGCATGGTGGGCCAGAGCCAGGGCCGGGGCTGGAGCCGGAACCACACTCAGGCAGGGACTGGAGTGCCGAGCTGCCCGAGCTGCCCGAGCTGTGCTTCTCCCAG GTAATCCGGGAAGGAGGTCACGCAGTGGTGTGGGCCGGGCAGCTGCAAGGCAAGCTGGTGGCCATCAAGGCCTTCCCCCTGAGGGCTGTGGCCCAGTTCCAAGCTGAGAGAGCATTGTACGGGCTGCCGGGCCTACGGCATGACCACATTGTGCGCTTGATCACCGCCAGCAGGGGCAGCCCTGGTCCCCTGCCCTGTGGGCCCCTGCTGGTACTGGAACTACACCCCAAG GGCTCCCTGTGCCACTACTTGGCCCAGCACACCAGTGACTGGGGAAGTTCCCTGCGGATGGCACTGTccctggcacagggcctggcgtTTCTCCATGAGGAACGTTGGCAGGATG GCCAATATAAACCAGGTATCGCCCACCGGGATCTGAGCAGCCAGAATGTGCTCATTCGGGACGATGGGTCATGCGCCATTGGAGACCTGGGCCTCGCCCTGGTGCTCCCTGGCCTCGCCCAGCCCCCAACCTGGGCTCCTACTCAACCCCGAGGCCCAGCTGCCATCATGGAG GACCCTGGTGGCCTGAGAGAGCTCCTGGAGGACTGCTGGGATGCAGACCCAGAAGCACGGCTGACAGCTGAGTGTGTACAGCAACGCCTGGCTTCCCTGGCCCGTCCTCAGGAGGCCCACCCCTTCCCACAGGGCTGTCCACATGGCTGCCCACCTCTCTGCCCAGAAGACCGTCTCTCCACTCCTCCGCCCTGCCATTCTCCCTCGTAG
- the PRR13 gene encoding proline-rich protein 13, producing MWNPSAGQPGPYPHPPNVGYPGGCNPAHPPPATPTFPPGPFPTPPGAPQGNPAFPPGGPCHPVPQPGYPGCQPSGPYPPPYPPPAPGMCPVNPLAPGMVGPGMVIDKKMQKKMKKAHKKKQKHHKHGKHSSSSSSSSSSDSD from the exons ATGTGGAATCCCAGTGCCG GGCAGCCAGGGCCATATCCACACCCCCCTAACGTCGGGTACCCTGGAGGTTGCAATCCTGCCCATCCACCACCTGCCACCCCTACCTTTCCTCCAGGCCCCTTTCCCACTCCCCCAGGAGCACCCCAGGGGAATCCAGCCTTTCCCCCTGGTGGGCCCTGTCATCCTGTGCCACAACCAGGGTATCCAGGATGCCAACCCTCAGGTCCCTACCCCCCTCCATACCCACCACCTGCCCCTGGCATGTGTCCTGTGAATCCATTGGCTCCTGGCATGGTAGGACCAGGAATGGTGATTGACAAGAAgatgcaaaagaaaatgaaaaaagctcataaaaagaagcagaaacaCCACAAACATGGCAAG cattcctcctcctcctcctcctcttccagcaGTGACTCTGACTGA